A genomic segment from Aegilops tauschii subsp. strangulata cultivar AL8/78 chromosome 1, Aet v6.0, whole genome shotgun sequence encodes:
- the LOC109774511 gene encoding F-box protein At3g07870-like, translating into MALIWNVNSTTAYVLGDSYLTSSAMESCRKLWKWERFSYFHESKDVHLVSSCNGLICLCDNKEWTGGAVTVVNPATGDTLPVPPLPVSKLSVRSHGAKIWQEAYNFAYHPTTGKYKVVHVPCKCDPIFVFKTVQVFTLGEKTWRDVPAPANARCKLAVGIVSIDGMTHLVRTGSRRTVVSFDLDAECIVSTTGLPPLPDRRESYQLTAVHGRLGLVTTSQDVWVLENRRRWSHRYNLGHRVPLPQFVYGEHVITWQGRSFYTHQLRSGPLSAGWRQRSKSDNTMVRIGRRDEGMLVAYMNCNNYQMFAYVKTMEPLSVYSTNYSTPSVP; encoded by the coding sequence ATGGCCCTCATCTGGAACGTCAACTCCACCACTGCCTACGTCCTTGGCGACAGCTACCTCACATCGTCTGCTATGGAATCCTGCAGAAAGCTGTGGAAGTGGGAGAGATTCTCCTATTTTCATGAGTCTAAAGATGTGCACCTAGTCAGCTCCTGCAATGGCCTGATCTGCCTGTGCGACAACAAGGAGTGGACCGGTGGCGCGGTCACGGTTGTCAATCCGGCCACCGGTGACACACTGCCTGTCCCGCCGCTGCCGGTCTCTAAATTGTCCGTCAGGAGCCATGGGGCAAAGATATGGCAGGAGGCGTACAACTTTGCGTACCATCCGACAACGGGGAAGTACAAGGTGGTGCACGTCCCATGCAAATGTGATCCGATCTTCGTGTTCAAAACCGTGCAGGTGTTCACGCTGGGGGAGAAGACGTGGCGGGACGTGCCGGCCCCTGCCAACGCGAGGTGCAAGCTTGCAGTGGGTATTGTCAGTATCGACGGCATGACGCACTTGGTAAGGACGGGCAGCCGACGGACGGTTGTGTCGTTTGATCTGGACGCCGAGTGCATCGTCTCCACCACAGGGCTGCCCCCGCTGCCGGACAGACGTGAGAGCTACCAACTGACTGCAGTGCACGGAAGGTTGGGCCTTGTGACAACATCCCAGGACGTGTGGGTTTTGGAGAACCGGAGGAGGTGGAGCCATAGGTATAACCTGGGGCACCGTGTCCCGCTGCCCCAGTTCGTATACGGTGAGCATGTCATTACATGGCAAGGACGGTCGTTTTACACACACCAGCTAAGAAGCGGGCCATTGTCGGCAGGTTGGAGGCAGAGATCCAAGTCCGATAACACCATGGTGCGGATCGGCCGCCGGGACGAGGGCATGCTGGTCGCATACATGAACTGCAACAACTACCAGATGTTCGCCTATGTAAAGACCATGGAGCCACTCAGTGTTTACTCGACAAATTATAGTACTCCCTCGGTCCCATAG